The Primulina huaijiensis isolate GDHJ02 chromosome 10, ASM1229523v2, whole genome shotgun sequence region agaagattTTGACCACTGGAAGATCAGGATGCAAGCTCATCTTGCAGCTCAAGAAGATGACATGTGGtttgtcatcacagatggtcccATGAAGATTTTAAAGCCTAATAAAGCTGTAGCTGTTACTAATGGTGCTCCTCAGATGATTGAAAATCACAGGAGTAAATGGACCAGCGAAGACAAAAAGAAAGCTAATCTTGATAATGTTGCGAAGGACATTTTATACAAAACCCTTGACAAAAATACCTTCAGTAAGATCAAGATGTGCTCTACTGCAAAGGAAATCTGGGAGAAGCTCATTCAaatctgtgaaggaaatgagcagactAAAGAAAACAAGTTATCTGTGGCtatgcaaaaatttgaaaacatcaaaatgaaagtcGGAGAAACTCTGAGTGAGTTTGATGAGCGCTTCAGCAGTTTGGTTAATGAACTGGCAACTCTGGGTAAAGAGCACAGCAACAGAGAAATAGCTCAAAGTAATGAGAGCTCTACCCAGAGAATGAGATGTAAAAACCATGGGTATGAGAGTATCAAAAGATCTGAACAAGTTAGAACTGCATGACTTGTTTGCTGACTTAAAAGCCTATGAGTACGAACTGGAAGTGAAAAGCGGAGAAGAGTCCTCATCTAATCTACCTACTAAGGCTCTAGCTGCTACTGCCACAAGTATTACTACTCCTGCTACTGCTGTAGTTGTTCCACAAGCAGTACCTGCTACCATTATTGAGAGCACTTCTGAAATGACTGCTGAAAAGGTCAGCAATGACGCTATGTctctatttgtgaagaaattctccagattcatgaagaagaatcATCGAGCATACCAAAACTCGAACCGGAACTTCAAGAAAGATTCACCACCTGGTGACATGGCATGTTTTAACTGTGGAAAGATTGGTCACTTTATTGCTGATTGCCCGAAGCCGAAGGATGACAAGAAGAAGAAGGAGTACAAGCGGAATGACAAGAAGTATAGAAGAGATCGCAAAGCCATGATTGCTGAGGAAAGCAAAACCAAGTGGGCAGATTCTAGCTCTGAGTCTTCTGACTCGGATGATCATTCTAGCGACAGCGATGCAGAAGAAGTCAAATGCCTTATGGCAGACACTGAATCAACCTCAAAATCTGGAGAGGTATTCGATTTTGACTCTAATAAATTTACACGAACTGATTTGGTTAATGGTGGAAGAGTACTcaagactttctcaatcattcaaGGAAGTTAAGAatgaaaatcaaaacttaaagGATCAAATCAGTAAATTTACTTGCTTGCAAGAAAACAGCTGTACTGATCTaaaagttgagataagtaagttgaaaactgagaatgaaagagtaaaTGCAGAATACCAGACAATGAGATCTGAAAATCAGAAGCTATCACTACTGGTAAAtgcatggaacaagtcttctgttTTTTTAGAGAAGATGCAAGAATTGCAGAAGAAATCCGGTGACAGAAGTGGTCTCGGATTCAGCAACAATGAAAGCACTTCTGAAATGAGTACTAAGCTAGAACTGGATAAAGGCAAAGGAAAAttcattcactttgttaaatccagTATGGTATATGAACCTGAAGTACCAACTGTTAGAGTTGAAAGGACTGTAGATCAGACGAACAGAAGGAAGcattatggtctgggttatGTTGAACCTAAGGGGAGAGTTCACCAGAGTTCTGGATCCAGTAGAGAATTCAACTCAGGAGAAAAATCCTTTATGAAggttaaaaactaccagtactatAATTTTAGACCTATTCAAAAGAGATACAGGCCAGACAACACAAACAGAAAGGAAGAACAACATTCTAAGATGCATACTGTTAGAAATAACAGACCTTTTGTAGCACACACCTCTGtggatacccgaagtacaaaaccaccaagaattgtacaaatgtgggttcctaagggactgataaggcttggacccaaatagattgggtaCCAATTACTAAAATCTTGTCT contains the following coding sequences:
- the LOC140985920 gene encoding uncharacterized protein; amino-acid sequence: MTHFSKVPMFSKEDFDHWKIRMQAHLAAQEDDMWFVITDGPMKILKPNKAVAVTNGAPQMIENHRSKWTSEDKKKANLDNVAKDILYKTLDKNTFSKIKMCSTAKEIWEKLIQICEGNEQTKENKLSVAMQKFENIKMKVGETLSEFDERFSSLVNELATLGKEHSNREIAQTYEYELEVKSGEESSSNLPTKALAATATSITTPATAVVVPQAVPATIIESTSEMTAEKVSNDAMSLFVKKFSRFMKKNHRAYQNSNRNFKKDSPPGDMACFNCGKIGHFIADCPKPKDDKKKKEYKRNDKKYRRDRKAMIAEESKTKWADSSSESSDSDDHSSDSDAEEVKCLMADTESTSKSGEEVKNENQNLKDQISKFTCLQENSCTDLKVEISKLKTENERVNAEYQTMRSENQKLSLLVNAWNKSSVFLEKMQELQKKSGDRSGLGFSNNESTSEMSTKLELDKGKGKFIHFVKSSMVYEPEVPTVRVERTVDQTNRRKHYGLGYVEPKGRVHQSSGSSREFNSGEKSFMKVKNYQYYNFRPIQKRYRPDNTNRKEEQHSKMHTEHEKKAKISSSIWYLDSGCSRHMTGQRDLLSEVISCTGPRITFGDNSKVVSLNDKHWLWHKRLNHLNFKSINNLKKQNLVDGFPDINFVKNHVCSAYQLGKQVKSSFKNKDAGLFLGYSAVSKAFRIFNNRTLNVEESVHVVFDKDSSAPEISNVSNLSNRLDRIHLELDSEDDAELNIKDVQNPEPDISIVEPEVQTSNIPVPADDIPKPATGSAELNPNMSNQE